A single window of Pristis pectinata isolate sPriPec2 chromosome 8, sPriPec2.1.pri, whole genome shotgun sequence DNA harbors:
- the timm8a gene encoding mitochondrial import inner membrane translocase subunit Tim8 A: protein MEAPGLAGDPHLQQFIEVESQKQKFQQLVHGLTELCWDKCMDKPGPRLDSRTETCLVNCVERFIDTSQFILNRLEQTQKSKMSSESLSD from the exons ATGGAGGCCCCGGGGCTGGCAGGCGACCCGCACCTGCAGCAGTTCATTGAGGTGGAGAGTCAGAAGCAGAAGTTCCAGCAGCTGGTGCACGGGCTGACCGAACTGTGCTGG GACAAGTGTATGGATAAACCAGGCCCGCGGCTCGATAGCAGAACAGAAACCTGCTTGGTTAACTGCGTGGAACGTTTCATCGACACCAGCCAGTTCATCCTCAATCGACTGGAACAGACACAGAAAAGCAAGATGTCTTCAGAAAGCTTGAGTGACTGA
- the LOC127573635 gene encoding magnesium transporter NIPA2-like has translation MERIPAGGVSLVPGPMPASSASLPAADSSTGHYDFYLGLALAISSSIFIGSSFILKKKGLLRLAGKAVIRAGQGGHAYLKEWLWWAGLLTMGVGEAANFAAYAFAPATLVTPLGALSVLVSAILSSYFLNERLNLHGKMGCVLSILGSTVMVIHAPQEEEVGTLAEMVEKLKDPGFIAFAVCVVTSCLILILLVTPRYGQKNVLVYILICSIIGSLSVSCVKGLGIAIKELFAGHRVLSSPMTWILLAFLIICISTQINYLNKALDIFNTSIVTPIYYVFFTTAVMTCSVILFKEWYHMTIDNIVGTISGFLVIVLGIFLLHSFKDISFTQTTLPLFLRKAKPGMDQSQLYQALPIQGTEIPSCQLQATNA, from the exons ATGGAGAGAATTCCTGCTGGTGGAGTTTCCCTGGTGCCAGGACCGATGCCTGCCTCTTCAGCCTCG CTTCCAGCCGCTGACAGCAGCACTGGGCACTATGACTTCTACCTCGGGCTTGCTCTTGCCATTAGCTCCAGCATCTTTATTGGAAGCAGTTTCATCCTGAAGAAGAAGGGACTCCTGCGCCTGGCTGGAAAGGCAGTGATAAGAGCAG GACAGGGCGGACATGCATACCTGAAGGAGTGGCTGTGGTGGGCCGGGCTCCTCACAA TGGGTGTGGGAGAAGCTGCCAATTTTGCCGCCTATGCCTTTGCTCCAGCAACTCTGGTCACACCTCTTGGAGCCCTCAGTGTCCTTGTGAG TGCTATTTTATCCTCATACTTTTTAAATGAGCGGCTGAACCTTCACGGAAAGATGGGCTGCGTCTTGAGTATCCTGGGGTCGACGGTGATGGTCATCCATGCCCCACAGGAGGAGGAGGTCGGGACCTTGGCTGAAATGGTGGAAAAACTAAAGGATCCAG GTTTCATTGCATTTGCTGTGTGTGTTGTGACCAGCTGCCTGATCCTGATCCTGCTGGTGACCCCACGCTATGGCCAGAAGAATGTCCTGGTATACATCCTCATCTGCTCAATCATCGGCTCCCTCTCTGTCTCGTGCGTCAAGGGTCTGGGCATTGCCATCAAGGAGCTGTTTGCGGGTCACCGTGTGCTGTCGTCCCCGATGACCTGGATCCTGCTGGCCTTCCTGATAATCTGCATCAGCACCCAGATCAACTACCTGAACAAAGCCCTCGACATCTTCAATACCTCCATCGTAACCCCCATCTACTATGTCTTTTTCACCACTGCTGTGATGACCTGCTCAGTCATCCTCTTCAAGGAATGGTATCACATGACCATTGACAACATTGTGGGTACCATCAGTGGGTTCCTCGTTATTGTCCTTGGCATCTTCCTGCTGCATTCCTTCAAGGACATCAGCTTCACCCAGACCAcccttcctctgttcctcaggaAGGCCAAGCCCGGAATGGACCAGAGCCAGCTCTACCAAGCCCTGCCTATCCAGGGGACGGAAATCCCCAGCTGCCAACTCCAAGCCACCAATGCATAG